Proteins co-encoded in one Sparus aurata chromosome 18, fSpaAur1.1, whole genome shotgun sequence genomic window:
- the LOC115568811 gene encoding zinc finger protein ubi-d4-like isoform X3, with protein MAAAVDSVVKVLGEQYYRDAMEQCHSYNARLCAERSILMPFLDSQTGVAQSNCYIWMEKRHRSAGVAPGQLYTYPARRWRKKRRSHPPEDPRLAFPPLKAADLELGLKREALGAVDGSSLEALLKGEPLDRRSGVTEVRPEDDQATVEPPATSTTTHTSSGRIRKRVLDHDDYLDDLDDEDFEDETPKRRGKSKSKGRSDKNGKKKQEAAAAALEERDKPYACDICGKRYKNRPGLSYHYTHSHLAEEEGEDREEIEAPPTPRQPEEQKTTKKGPNGLALPNDYCDFCLGDSTLNQKTGQSEELVSCSDCGRSGHPTCLQFTPVMMAAVKTYRWQCIECKCCNVCGTSENDDQLLFCDDCDRGYHMYCLSPPMTEPPEGSWSCHLCLALLKDKASIYQQNQSSAPE; from the exons ATGGCGGCGGCCGTCGACAGTGTTGTGAAAGT GCTGGGAGAGCAGTATTATAGAGATGCCATGGAGCAGTGCCACAGTTACAACGCTCGTTTGTGTGCTGAGCGCAGTATCCTCATGCCTTTCCTCGACTCTCAGACTGGTGTGGCCCAGTCCAACTGTTACATCTGGATGGAGAAGAGACACCGGAGTGCAG GTGTAGCTCCAGGGCAGTTGTACACCTACCCAGCCCGTCGCTGGAGGAAGAAGCGGCGTTCCCATCCTCCTGAGGACCCTCGCTTAGCTTTCCCTCCTCTGAAAGCAG CAGATTTGGAACTGGGTCTGAAGCGAGAAGCGTTGGGAGCAGTGGATGGCAGTAGTCTGGAGGCCCTGCTGAAGGGGGAGCCCCTCGACAGGAGGAGCGGAGTCACGGAGGTCCGCCCTGAGGATGATCAGGCAACTGTGGAGCCTCCTGCCACCTCAACGACCACTCACACGTCCTCTGGGCGTATCCGCAAG AGAGTCCTGGACCACGATGACTACTTGGACGACCTGGATGACGAAGACTTTGAGGACGAGACCCCCAAGAGACGAGGCAAGAGCAAGTCCAAG GGTCGCAGTGACAAGAATGGCAAGAAAAAACAggaggctgcagctgcagcgcTGGAGGAGCGGGACAAGCCGTACGCCTGCGACA tctgtgggAAGCGCTACAAGAACCGTCCTGGCCTGAGCTACCACTATACACACTCCCACCTGGCCGAGGAGGAGGGCGAGGACCGCGAGGAGATCGAGGCACCACCCACTCCTCGCCAGCCTGAGGAGCAGAAGA CAACTAAGAAGGGTCCCAATGGGTTGGCACTGCCCAACGATTACTGCGATTTCTGTCTGGGAGACTCTACCTTAAACCAGAAGACTGGCCAGTCAGAAGAGCTGGTGTCCTGCTCAGACTGTGGACGCTCAG GCCATCCAACATGCCTGCAGTTCACACCAGTGATGATGGCTGCAGTGAAGACCTACCGCTGGCAGTGCATCGAGTGCAAGTGCTGCAACGTTTGTGGAACCTCAGAGAACGAC gACCAGCTGCTGTTCTGTGATGACTGCGACCGAGGCTACCACATGTACTGTCTAAGTCCCCCCATGACTGAACCACCAGAGG ggaGCTGGAGCTGTCACCTGTGCCTGGCTCTGCTGAAGGATAAAGCCTCCATATACCAGCAGAACCAGAGCTCCGCCCCTGAGTGA
- the LOC115568811 gene encoding zinc finger protein ubi-d4-like isoform X4 — MAAAVDSVVKVLGEQYYRDAMEQCHSYNARLCAERSILMPFLDSQTGVAQSNCYIWMEKRHRSAGVAPGQLYTYPARRWRKKRRSHPPEDPRLAFPPLKADLELGLKREALGAVDGSSLEALLKGEPLDRRSGVTEVRPEDDQATVEPPATSTTTHTSSGRIRKRVLDHDDYLDDLDDEDFEDETPKRRGKSKSKGRSDKNGKKKQEAAAAALEERDKPYACDICGKRYKNRPGLSYHYTHSHLAEEEGEDREEIEAPPTPRQPEEQKTTKKGPNGLALPNDYCDFCLGDSTLNQKTGQSEELVSCSDCGRSGHPTCLQFTPVMMAAVKTYRWQCIECKCCNVCGTSENDDQLLFCDDCDRGYHMYCLSPPMTEPPEGSWSCHLCLALLKDKASIYQQNQSSAPE; from the exons ATGGCGGCGGCCGTCGACAGTGTTGTGAAAGT GCTGGGAGAGCAGTATTATAGAGATGCCATGGAGCAGTGCCACAGTTACAACGCTCGTTTGTGTGCTGAGCGCAGTATCCTCATGCCTTTCCTCGACTCTCAGACTGGTGTGGCCCAGTCCAACTGTTACATCTGGATGGAGAAGAGACACCGGAGTGCAG GTGTAGCTCCAGGGCAGTTGTACACCTACCCAGCCCGTCGCTGGAGGAAGAAGCGGCGTTCCCATCCTCCTGAGGACCCTCGCTTAGCTTTCCCTCCTCTGAAAGCAG ATTTGGAACTGGGTCTGAAGCGAGAAGCGTTGGGAGCAGTGGATGGCAGTAGTCTGGAGGCCCTGCTGAAGGGGGAGCCCCTCGACAGGAGGAGCGGAGTCACGGAGGTCCGCCCTGAGGATGATCAGGCAACTGTGGAGCCTCCTGCCACCTCAACGACCACTCACACGTCCTCTGGGCGTATCCGCAAG AGAGTCCTGGACCACGATGACTACTTGGACGACCTGGATGACGAAGACTTTGAGGACGAGACCCCCAAGAGACGAGGCAAGAGCAAGTCCAAG GGTCGCAGTGACAAGAATGGCAAGAAAAAACAggaggctgcagctgcagcgcTGGAGGAGCGGGACAAGCCGTACGCCTGCGACA tctgtgggAAGCGCTACAAGAACCGTCCTGGCCTGAGCTACCACTATACACACTCCCACCTGGCCGAGGAGGAGGGCGAGGACCGCGAGGAGATCGAGGCACCACCCACTCCTCGCCAGCCTGAGGAGCAGAAGA CAACTAAGAAGGGTCCCAATGGGTTGGCACTGCCCAACGATTACTGCGATTTCTGTCTGGGAGACTCTACCTTAAACCAGAAGACTGGCCAGTCAGAAGAGCTGGTGTCCTGCTCAGACTGTGGACGCTCAG GCCATCCAACATGCCTGCAGTTCACACCAGTGATGATGGCTGCAGTGAAGACCTACCGCTGGCAGTGCATCGAGTGCAAGTGCTGCAACGTTTGTGGAACCTCAGAGAACGAC gACCAGCTGCTGTTCTGTGATGACTGCGACCGAGGCTACCACATGTACTGTCTAAGTCCCCCCATGACTGAACCACCAGAGG ggaGCTGGAGCTGTCACCTGTGCCTGGCTCTGCTGAAGGATAAAGCCTCCATATACCAGCAGAACCAGAGCTCCGCCCCTGAGTGA
- the LOC115568811 gene encoding zinc finger protein ubi-d4-like isoform X2, whose product MAAAVDSVVKVLGEQYYRDAMEQCHSYNARLCAERSILMPFLDSQTGVAQSNCYIWMEKRHRSAGVAPGQLYTYPARRWRKKRRSHPPEDPRLAFPPLKAGIAPDLELGLKREALGAVDGSSLEALLKGEPLDRRSGVTEVRPEDDQATVEPPATSTTTHTSSGRIRKRVLDHDDYLDDLDDEDFEDETPKRRGKSKSKGRSDKNGKKKQEAAAAALEERDKPYACDICGKRYKNRPGLSYHYTHSHLAEEEGEDREEIEAPPTPRQPEEQKTTKKGPNGLALPNDYCDFCLGDSTLNQKTGQSEELVSCSDCGRSGHPTCLQFTPVMMAAVKTYRWQCIECKCCNVCGTSENDDQLLFCDDCDRGYHMYCLSPPMTEPPEGSWSCHLCLALLKDKASIYQQNQSSAPE is encoded by the exons ATGGCGGCGGCCGTCGACAGTGTTGTGAAAGT GCTGGGAGAGCAGTATTATAGAGATGCCATGGAGCAGTGCCACAGTTACAACGCTCGTTTGTGTGCTGAGCGCAGTATCCTCATGCCTTTCCTCGACTCTCAGACTGGTGTGGCCCAGTCCAACTGTTACATCTGGATGGAGAAGAGACACCGGAGTGCAG GTGTAGCTCCAGGGCAGTTGTACACCTACCCAGCCCGTCGCTGGAGGAAGAAGCGGCGTTCCCATCCTCCTGAGGACCCTCGCTTAGCTTTCCCTCCTCTGAAAGCAGGTATCGCTCCAG ATTTGGAACTGGGTCTGAAGCGAGAAGCGTTGGGAGCAGTGGATGGCAGTAGTCTGGAGGCCCTGCTGAAGGGGGAGCCCCTCGACAGGAGGAGCGGAGTCACGGAGGTCCGCCCTGAGGATGATCAGGCAACTGTGGAGCCTCCTGCCACCTCAACGACCACTCACACGTCCTCTGGGCGTATCCGCAAG AGAGTCCTGGACCACGATGACTACTTGGACGACCTGGATGACGAAGACTTTGAGGACGAGACCCCCAAGAGACGAGGCAAGAGCAAGTCCAAG GGTCGCAGTGACAAGAATGGCAAGAAAAAACAggaggctgcagctgcagcgcTGGAGGAGCGGGACAAGCCGTACGCCTGCGACA tctgtgggAAGCGCTACAAGAACCGTCCTGGCCTGAGCTACCACTATACACACTCCCACCTGGCCGAGGAGGAGGGCGAGGACCGCGAGGAGATCGAGGCACCACCCACTCCTCGCCAGCCTGAGGAGCAGAAGA CAACTAAGAAGGGTCCCAATGGGTTGGCACTGCCCAACGATTACTGCGATTTCTGTCTGGGAGACTCTACCTTAAACCAGAAGACTGGCCAGTCAGAAGAGCTGGTGTCCTGCTCAGACTGTGGACGCTCAG GCCATCCAACATGCCTGCAGTTCACACCAGTGATGATGGCTGCAGTGAAGACCTACCGCTGGCAGTGCATCGAGTGCAAGTGCTGCAACGTTTGTGGAACCTCAGAGAACGAC gACCAGCTGCTGTTCTGTGATGACTGCGACCGAGGCTACCACATGTACTGTCTAAGTCCCCCCATGACTGAACCACCAGAGG ggaGCTGGAGCTGTCACCTGTGCCTGGCTCTGCTGAAGGATAAAGCCTCCATATACCAGCAGAACCAGAGCTCCGCCCCTGAGTGA
- the LOC115568811 gene encoding zinc finger protein ubi-d4-like isoform X6, whose protein sequence is MAAAVDSVVKVLGEQYYRDAMEQCHSYNARLCAERSILMPFLDSQTGVAQSNCYIWMEKRHRSAGVAPGQLYTYPARRWRKKRRSHPPEDPRLAFPPLKAGIAPADLELGLKREALGAVDGSSLEALLKGEPLDRRSGVTEVRPEDDQATVEPPATSTTTHTSSGRIRKRVLDHDDYLDDLDDEDFEDETPKRRGKSKSKGRSDKNGKKKQEAAAAALEERDKPYACDTTKKGPNGLALPNDYCDFCLGDSTLNQKTGQSEELVSCSDCGRSGHPTCLQFTPVMMAAVKTYRWQCIECKCCNVCGTSENDDQLLFCDDCDRGYHMYCLSPPMTEPPEGSWSCHLCLALLKDKASIYQQNQSSAPE, encoded by the exons ATGGCGGCGGCCGTCGACAGTGTTGTGAAAGT GCTGGGAGAGCAGTATTATAGAGATGCCATGGAGCAGTGCCACAGTTACAACGCTCGTTTGTGTGCTGAGCGCAGTATCCTCATGCCTTTCCTCGACTCTCAGACTGGTGTGGCCCAGTCCAACTGTTACATCTGGATGGAGAAGAGACACCGGAGTGCAG GTGTAGCTCCAGGGCAGTTGTACACCTACCCAGCCCGTCGCTGGAGGAAGAAGCGGCGTTCCCATCCTCCTGAGGACCCTCGCTTAGCTTTCCCTCCTCTGAAAGCAGGTATCGCTCCAG CAGATTTGGAACTGGGTCTGAAGCGAGAAGCGTTGGGAGCAGTGGATGGCAGTAGTCTGGAGGCCCTGCTGAAGGGGGAGCCCCTCGACAGGAGGAGCGGAGTCACGGAGGTCCGCCCTGAGGATGATCAGGCAACTGTGGAGCCTCCTGCCACCTCAACGACCACTCACACGTCCTCTGGGCGTATCCGCAAG AGAGTCCTGGACCACGATGACTACTTGGACGACCTGGATGACGAAGACTTTGAGGACGAGACCCCCAAGAGACGAGGCAAGAGCAAGTCCAAG GGTCGCAGTGACAAGAATGGCAAGAAAAAACAggaggctgcagctgcagcgcTGGAGGAGCGGGACAAGCCGTACGCCTGCGACA CAACTAAGAAGGGTCCCAATGGGTTGGCACTGCCCAACGATTACTGCGATTTCTGTCTGGGAGACTCTACCTTAAACCAGAAGACTGGCCAGTCAGAAGAGCTGGTGTCCTGCTCAGACTGTGGACGCTCAG GCCATCCAACATGCCTGCAGTTCACACCAGTGATGATGGCTGCAGTGAAGACCTACCGCTGGCAGTGCATCGAGTGCAAGTGCTGCAACGTTTGTGGAACCTCAGAGAACGAC gACCAGCTGCTGTTCTGTGATGACTGCGACCGAGGCTACCACATGTACTGTCTAAGTCCCCCCATGACTGAACCACCAGAGG ggaGCTGGAGCTGTCACCTGTGCCTGGCTCTGCTGAAGGATAAAGCCTCCATATACCAGCAGAACCAGAGCTCCGCCCCTGAGTGA
- the LOC115568811 gene encoding zinc finger protein ubi-d4-like isoform X1, protein MAAAVDSVVKVLGEQYYRDAMEQCHSYNARLCAERSILMPFLDSQTGVAQSNCYIWMEKRHRSAGVAPGQLYTYPARRWRKKRRSHPPEDPRLAFPPLKAGIAPADLELGLKREALGAVDGSSLEALLKGEPLDRRSGVTEVRPEDDQATVEPPATSTTTHTSSGRIRKRVLDHDDYLDDLDDEDFEDETPKRRGKSKSKGRSDKNGKKKQEAAAAALEERDKPYACDICGKRYKNRPGLSYHYTHSHLAEEEGEDREEIEAPPTPRQPEEQKTTKKGPNGLALPNDYCDFCLGDSTLNQKTGQSEELVSCSDCGRSGHPTCLQFTPVMMAAVKTYRWQCIECKCCNVCGTSENDDQLLFCDDCDRGYHMYCLSPPMTEPPEGSWSCHLCLALLKDKASIYQQNQSSAPE, encoded by the exons ATGGCGGCGGCCGTCGACAGTGTTGTGAAAGT GCTGGGAGAGCAGTATTATAGAGATGCCATGGAGCAGTGCCACAGTTACAACGCTCGTTTGTGTGCTGAGCGCAGTATCCTCATGCCTTTCCTCGACTCTCAGACTGGTGTGGCCCAGTCCAACTGTTACATCTGGATGGAGAAGAGACACCGGAGTGCAG GTGTAGCTCCAGGGCAGTTGTACACCTACCCAGCCCGTCGCTGGAGGAAGAAGCGGCGTTCCCATCCTCCTGAGGACCCTCGCTTAGCTTTCCCTCCTCTGAAAGCAGGTATCGCTCCAG CAGATTTGGAACTGGGTCTGAAGCGAGAAGCGTTGGGAGCAGTGGATGGCAGTAGTCTGGAGGCCCTGCTGAAGGGGGAGCCCCTCGACAGGAGGAGCGGAGTCACGGAGGTCCGCCCTGAGGATGATCAGGCAACTGTGGAGCCTCCTGCCACCTCAACGACCACTCACACGTCCTCTGGGCGTATCCGCAAG AGAGTCCTGGACCACGATGACTACTTGGACGACCTGGATGACGAAGACTTTGAGGACGAGACCCCCAAGAGACGAGGCAAGAGCAAGTCCAAG GGTCGCAGTGACAAGAATGGCAAGAAAAAACAggaggctgcagctgcagcgcTGGAGGAGCGGGACAAGCCGTACGCCTGCGACA tctgtgggAAGCGCTACAAGAACCGTCCTGGCCTGAGCTACCACTATACACACTCCCACCTGGCCGAGGAGGAGGGCGAGGACCGCGAGGAGATCGAGGCACCACCCACTCCTCGCCAGCCTGAGGAGCAGAAGA CAACTAAGAAGGGTCCCAATGGGTTGGCACTGCCCAACGATTACTGCGATTTCTGTCTGGGAGACTCTACCTTAAACCAGAAGACTGGCCAGTCAGAAGAGCTGGTGTCCTGCTCAGACTGTGGACGCTCAG GCCATCCAACATGCCTGCAGTTCACACCAGTGATGATGGCTGCAGTGAAGACCTACCGCTGGCAGTGCATCGAGTGCAAGTGCTGCAACGTTTGTGGAACCTCAGAGAACGAC gACCAGCTGCTGTTCTGTGATGACTGCGACCGAGGCTACCACATGTACTGTCTAAGTCCCCCCATGACTGAACCACCAGAGG ggaGCTGGAGCTGTCACCTGTGCCTGGCTCTGCTGAAGGATAAAGCCTCCATATACCAGCAGAACCAGAGCTCCGCCCCTGAGTGA
- the LOC115568811 gene encoding zinc finger protein ubi-d4-like isoform X5 — MRLGEQYYRDAMEQCHSYNARLCAERSILMPFLDSQTGVAQSNCYIWMEKRHRSAGVAPGQLYTYPARRWRKKRRSHPPEDPRLAFPPLKAGIAPADLELGLKREALGAVDGSSLEALLKGEPLDRRSGVTEVRPEDDQATVEPPATSTTTHTSSGRIRKRVLDHDDYLDDLDDEDFEDETPKRRGKSKSKGRSDKNGKKKQEAAAAALEERDKPYACDICGKRYKNRPGLSYHYTHSHLAEEEGEDREEIEAPPTPRQPEEQKTTKKGPNGLALPNDYCDFCLGDSTLNQKTGQSEELVSCSDCGRSGHPTCLQFTPVMMAAVKTYRWQCIECKCCNVCGTSENDDQLLFCDDCDRGYHMYCLSPPMTEPPEGSWSCHLCLALLKDKASIYQQNQSSAPE, encoded by the exons ATGAG GCTGGGAGAGCAGTATTATAGAGATGCCATGGAGCAGTGCCACAGTTACAACGCTCGTTTGTGTGCTGAGCGCAGTATCCTCATGCCTTTCCTCGACTCTCAGACTGGTGTGGCCCAGTCCAACTGTTACATCTGGATGGAGAAGAGACACCGGAGTGCAG GTGTAGCTCCAGGGCAGTTGTACACCTACCCAGCCCGTCGCTGGAGGAAGAAGCGGCGTTCCCATCCTCCTGAGGACCCTCGCTTAGCTTTCCCTCCTCTGAAAGCAGGTATCGCTCCAG CAGATTTGGAACTGGGTCTGAAGCGAGAAGCGTTGGGAGCAGTGGATGGCAGTAGTCTGGAGGCCCTGCTGAAGGGGGAGCCCCTCGACAGGAGGAGCGGAGTCACGGAGGTCCGCCCTGAGGATGATCAGGCAACTGTGGAGCCTCCTGCCACCTCAACGACCACTCACACGTCCTCTGGGCGTATCCGCAAG AGAGTCCTGGACCACGATGACTACTTGGACGACCTGGATGACGAAGACTTTGAGGACGAGACCCCCAAGAGACGAGGCAAGAGCAAGTCCAAG GGTCGCAGTGACAAGAATGGCAAGAAAAAACAggaggctgcagctgcagcgcTGGAGGAGCGGGACAAGCCGTACGCCTGCGACA tctgtgggAAGCGCTACAAGAACCGTCCTGGCCTGAGCTACCACTATACACACTCCCACCTGGCCGAGGAGGAGGGCGAGGACCGCGAGGAGATCGAGGCACCACCCACTCCTCGCCAGCCTGAGGAGCAGAAGA CAACTAAGAAGGGTCCCAATGGGTTGGCACTGCCCAACGATTACTGCGATTTCTGTCTGGGAGACTCTACCTTAAACCAGAAGACTGGCCAGTCAGAAGAGCTGGTGTCCTGCTCAGACTGTGGACGCTCAG GCCATCCAACATGCCTGCAGTTCACACCAGTGATGATGGCTGCAGTGAAGACCTACCGCTGGCAGTGCATCGAGTGCAAGTGCTGCAACGTTTGTGGAACCTCAGAGAACGAC gACCAGCTGCTGTTCTGTGATGACTGCGACCGAGGCTACCACATGTACTGTCTAAGTCCCCCCATGACTGAACCACCAGAGG ggaGCTGGAGCTGTCACCTGTGCCTGGCTCTGCTGAAGGATAAAGCCTCCATATACCAGCAGAACCAGAGCTCCGCCCCTGAGTGA
- the LOC115568416 gene encoding uncharacterized protein LOC115568416 — protein sequence MIQGSENSLDNFGNSFQTLKTIAASKVSPPPPQELQTRSPISSKPPPTPYSESPKLSSNVRVLKECISVLEREFIEFREKTLSNLQRSDNGNFLEEIYTTVKNQRYQIDELQQAVRELEEDNRSLRGTLKRVIEELASAHHSSPTQSLHQETQQSLLQETQHSLHQETQQSLQQETQQSLHQKTQQSLHQKTQQSLHQETQQSLHQETQQSLHQKTQQSLHQETQQSLYHETQGRKPETSATQKSSASRPQISPPLSPLDTTDLGTQKRRSEPASHNNTEIIFLCDSNGKYIKMKRLFPGRRSKMIWSPTISEAIKKLATTDLQGVKHILIHTGTNDLTHNKDIPHSLQQVAERATSVAPTARVTISTLLHRRDVPQHEISKINAEISKACTGIPKVHMAHHAAILYQHLYDDLHLNQSSVRLFIKDIKDTALDRNRSAPHITNKSTSSHRNLHRRLQHTRGTTNNGRSFSQRLGPASRYYAPAAPLQGPSPITPPQDYNPTAPHYILPPLPPLQGPSPITPLYTSAQTPQDHNPTTPHLTSPLQGPELQFVLHPQALQEQYSWQQQQQQQHQQHQQPAQTRVQSPAQRDSYAAVAAKLNTSPTELSLKQIRDIATLLYTKLLG from the coding sequence ATGATCCAGGGATCTGAGAACAGTCTGGATAACTTTGGTAACAGCTTTCAAACACTGAAGACTATTGCAGCATCAAaagtgtctcctcctcctccacaagAGCTCCAGACCAGGTCACCCATCTCAAGCAAACCTCCACCTACACCATACTCTGAATCACCAAAACTCTCCAGCAATGTCAGAGTCCTGAAGGAATGTATCTCAGTACTCGAGCGAGAGTTCATAGAGTTCAGAGAGAAGACACTGAGCAATCTTCAGAGGTCCGATAACGGCAATTTTTTGGAGGAGATTTACACCACAGTCAAAAACCAGAGATATCAGATAGATGAACTCCAGCAAGCTGTTAGAGAACTGGAAGAAGACAACCGTTCACTGAGAGGAACACTCAAGAGAGTGATAGAGGAGCTGGCATCGGCCCACCACTCCAGCCCAACACAGTCCCTGCACCAGGAGACCCAGCAGTCCCTGCTCCAGGAGACCCAGCATTCCCTGCACCAGGAGACCCAGCAGTCCCTGCAGCAGGAGACCCAGCAGTCCCTGCACCAGAAGACCCAGCAGTCCCTGCACCAGAAGACCCAACAGTCCCTGCACCAGGAGACCCAGCAGTCCCTGCACCAGGAGACCCAGCAGTCCCTGCACCAGAAGACCCAACAGTCCCTGCACCAGGAGACCCAACAGTCCCTATACCACGAGACTCAGGGTAGGAAACCAGAGACGTCTGCCACCCAGAAATCTTCAGCCTCTCGCCCCCAaatttctcctcccctctcccctctggACACCACAGACCTGGGGACCCAGAAAAGGAGATCAGAACCTGcttcacacaacaacacagaaataaTATTTCTGTGTGATTCCAATGGAAAGTACATCAAAATGAAGCGTCTCTTCCCAGGCAGAAGATCCAAGATGATTTGGAGTCCCACCATCTCAGAGGCTATAAAGAAGCTGGCCACTACAGACCTCCAGGGTGTTAAACACATCCTGATTCACACTGGAACTAATGACCTCACACACAACAAGGACATACCTCACTCACTGCAGCAGGTGGCAGAGAGAGCAACCTCAGTGGCCCCCACAGCCAGGGTAACCATATCCACCCTGTTACACAGAAGAGATGTTCCTCAGCATGAGATCAGCAAAATCAATGCTGAAATATCCAAAGCCTGCACAGGAATACCAAAAGTCCATATGGCACATCACGCAGCGATCCTCTACCAGCACCTGTATGACGACCTACATCTAAACCAGAGCAGTGTGCGACTGTTCATCAAAGATATTAAAGATACAGCTCTCGACCGCAACAGATCAGCACCTCACATCACCAACAAGAGCACATCCAGCCACCGGAACCTCCACAGAAGGTTGCAGCACACTAGAGGCACCACCAACAATGGCCGGAGCTTTTCACAGAGACTTGGACCTGCCTCAAGGTACTACGCCCCAGCCGCACCTCTCCAGGGACCCAGCCCCATCACACCTCCTCAGGACTACAACCCCACTGCACCACACTACATCCTTCCTCCACTCCCACCTCTTCAGGGACCCAGCCCCATCACACCACTGTACACCTCAGCCCAAACTCCTCAAGACCACAACCCAACCACACcacacctcacctcacctcttCAGGGACCTGAACTGCAGTTTGTTCTACATCCTCAAGCTCTCCAGGAACAATacagctggcagcagcagcagcagcagcagcatcagcagcatcagcagccagCTCAGACTCGGGTCCAGTCTCCAGCTCAAAGAGACAGCTACGCTGCTGTAGCTGCCAAACTCAACACCTCACCCACTGAACTGAGTCTAAAGCAGATAAGAGACATTGCAACACTACTCTATACTAAATTACTGGGCTAA